The Carnobacterium divergens genome includes a window with the following:
- a CDS encoding CxxH/CxxC protein — protein sequence MKPIYACHEHIEEALDDAVYTGFEMPVLEQFTPVDNEQTKCTYCKSQPIYMVANFCSPTKS from the coding sequence ATGAAACCGATTTATGCTTGTCACGAACACATTGAAGAAGCGCTTGATGACGCTGTTTATACAGGTTTTGAGATGCCTGTATTAGAGCAGTTTACCCCTGTGGATAACGAACAAACAAAATGTACTTATTGCAAAAGTCAACCCATATATATGGTGGCGAATTTCTGTTCGCCTACCAAATCATGA
- the rlmH gene encoding 23S rRNA (pseudouridine(1915)-N(3))-methyltransferase RlmH encodes MNIKIISVGKLKEKYLKMGIEEYVKRLGAYCKIELIEVPDEKAPEKLSAAEMIQVKEKEGERILSKIPENAYVFALAIEGKQRTSEEFSKEIDQLGISGKSQLVFVIGGSLGLSDAVLKRSNTQISFGKMTLPHQLMRLVLVEQVYRGYRIMKGEPYHK; translated from the coding sequence ATGAATATCAAAATAATTAGTGTGGGAAAATTAAAAGAAAAATATTTAAAAATGGGAATTGAGGAATACGTGAAGCGTCTGGGAGCGTATTGTAAAATCGAATTGATTGAAGTACCGGATGAAAAAGCACCAGAAAAATTGAGTGCAGCTGAAATGATTCAAGTAAAAGAAAAAGAAGGCGAGCGCATATTAAGTAAAATTCCAGAAAATGCCTATGTATTTGCTTTAGCAATTGAAGGAAAACAACGTACTTCTGAAGAATTTTCAAAAGAAATCGATCAATTAGGGATTAGTGGGAAAAGCCAGCTTGTTTTTGTGATTGGTGGATCATTGGGTCTGAGTGACGCGGTTTTGAAACGCAGCAATACACAAATTTCCTTTGGAAAAATGACCTTGCCTCATCAGTTGATGCGGTTGGTTTTGGTGGAGCAGGTTTATCGAGGGTATCGGATTATGAAGGGGGAACCCTATCA